A region from the Triticum aestivum cultivar Chinese Spring chromosome 3D, IWGSC CS RefSeq v2.1, whole genome shotgun sequence genome encodes:
- the LOC780624 gene encoding brassinosteroid LRR receptor kinase BRI1, translating into MDSLRLAIAAALLFLAALAAAAAAADDAQLLDDFRAALPNRDALDGWAARDGACRFPGAVCRGGRLTSLSLAAVALNADFRAVAATLLQLSAVERLSLRGANVSGALAAAAGARCGSKLQELDLSGNAALRGSVTDVAALAGSCAGLKTLNLSGDAVGTAKTAGAGGGGQGFAALDALDLSSNKIAGDADLRWMVGAGLGSVRWLDLAWNKISGGLSDFTNCSGLQYLDLSGNLIAGDVAAGALSGCRSLRALNLSSNHLAGAFPPNIAGLTSLTALNLSNNNFSGEVPADAFTGLQQLQSLSLSFNHFSGSIPDSVAALPDLEVLDLSSNNFSGTIPSTLCQDPNSRLRVLYLQNNYLSGSIPEAVSNCTDLVSLDLSLNYINGSIPESLGELGRLQDLIMWQNLLEGEIPASLSSIPGLEHLILDYNGLTGSIPPELAKCKQLNWISLASNRLSGPIPPWLGKLSNLAILKLSNNSFTGQIPAELGDCKSLVWLDLNSNQLNGSIPPQLAEQSGKMTVGLIIGRPYVYLRNDELSSQCRGKGSLLEFSSIRSEDLGRMPSKKLCNFTRMYMGSTEYTFNKNGSMIFLDLSFNQLDSEIPKELGNMYYLMIMNLGHNLLSGAIPTELAGAKKLAVLDLSYNRLEGPIPSSFSSLSLSEINLSSNQLNGTIPELGSLATFPKSQYENNSGLCGFPLPACEPHTGQGSSNGGQSNRRKASLAGSVAMGLLFSLFCIFGLVIIAIESKKRRQKNDEASTSRDIYIDSRSHSGTMNSNWRLSGTNALSINLAAFEKPLQKLTLGDLVEATNGFHNESLIGSGGFGDVYKATLKDGRVVAIKKLIHVSGQGDREFTAEMETIGKIKHRNLVPLLGYCKIGEERLLMYDFMKFGSLEDVLHDRKKIGIKLNWAARRKIAIGAARGLAFLHHNCIPHIIHRDMKSSNVLVDENLEARVSDFGMARMMSVVDTHLSVSTLAGTPGYVPPEYYQSFRCTTKGDVYSYGVVLLELLTGKPPTDSTDFGEDHNLVGWVKMHTKLKITDVFDPELLKDDPTLELELLEHLKIACACLDDRPSRRPTMLKVMTMFKEIQAGSTVDSKTSSVATGLSDDPGFAVMDMTLKEAKEEKD; encoded by the coding sequence ATGGATTCCCTGCGGCTGGCGATAGCGGCGGCGCTCCTCTTCCTGGCGgcgctcgcggcggcggcggcggccgccgacgACGCACAGCTGCTGGACGACTTCAGGGCGGCGCTGCCCAACCGGGACGCGCTCGACGGCTGGGCCGCGCGCGACGGCGCCTGCAGGTTCCCCGGCGCGGTGTGCAGGGGCGGGCGCCTCACGTCGCTCTCGCTCGCGGCCGTCGCGCTCAATGCCGACTTCCGCGCCGTCGCGGCCACCTTGCTGCAGCTCAGCGCCGTCGAGAGGCTCAGCCTCCGcggcgccaacgtcagcggcgcgcTCGCCGCGGCGGCCGGCGCCAGGTGCGGCAGCAAGCTGCAGGAGCTCGACCTCTCCGGAAATGCCGCGCTGCGCGGCTCCGTCACCGACGTGGCCGCGCTCGCCGGCTCCTGTGCCGGGCTCAAGACGTTGAATCTCTCCGGTGATGCGGTTGGTACCGCCAAGACCGCTGGCGCTGGCGGTGGCGGGCAGGGGTTTGCGGCCCTGGACGCTCTCGACTTGTCCAGCAACAAGATCGCCGGAGATGCCGACCTCCGCTGGATGGTGGGTGCCGGCCTCGGCTCTGTCCGGTGGCTGGACCTCGCCTGGAACAAGATCTCCGGCGGCCTCTCCGACTTCACCAACTGCTCCGGGCTGCAGTACCTTGACCTGTCCGGCAACCTcatcgccggcgatgtcgccgccgggGCGCTCTCCGGCTGCCGCAGTCTGAGGGCGCTCAATCTCTCCAGCAACCATCTCGCCGGCGCCTTCCCGCCCAACATCGCCGGCCTCACGTCGCTCACCGCCCtcaacctctccaacaacaacTTCTCTGGCGAGGTACCCGCCGACGCTTTCACCGGCCTACAGCAGCTCCAGTCGCTGTCCCTCTCTTTCAACCACTTCAGCGGCTCCATCCCTGATTCCGTCGCTGCGCTGCCGGACCTCGAGGTGCTCGACCTCAGCTCCAACAACTTCTCCGGCACCATCCCCTCCACCCTCTGCCAAGATCCCAACTCCAGGCTCCGCGTGCTCTACCTTCAGAACAACTATCTCTCCGGCAGCATCCCGGAGGCCGTGtccaactgcaccgacctcgtctcCCTCGACCTCAGTCTCAACTACATCAACGGCTCCATCCCGGAGTCCCTCGGCGAGCTTGGCCGCCTCCAGGACCTTATCATGTGGCAGAACTTACTGGAGGGCGAGATACCCGCGTCTCTGTCGAGCATTCCCGGCCTGGAGCATCTCATCCTGGACTACAACGGGCTCACCGGCAGTATCCCGCCGGAGCTGGCCAAGTGCAAGCAGCTCAACTGGATATCCTTGGCGAGCAACCGGCTGTCCGGGCCGATCCCCCCTTGGCTCGGGAAGCTCAGCAACTTGGCAATCTTGAAGCTGAGCAATAATTCCTTCACCGGACAGATACCCGCAGAGCTTGGTGACTGCAAGAGCTTGGTGTGGCTGGACCTCAACAGCAACCAACTTAATGGATCAATTCCACCGCAACTGGCAGAGCAGTCGGGGAAGATGACTGTTGGCCTCATTATTGGGCGGCCCTATGTGTATCTTCGCAACGACGAGCTGAGCAGCCAGTGTCGTGGCAAGGGGAGCTTGCTGGAGTTCTCAAGCATCCGATCCGAGGACCTTGGTCGGATGCCGAGCAAGAAGCTGTGCAACTTCACGAGGATGTACATGGGGAGCACAGAGTACACCTTCAACAAGAATGGCTCCATGATATTTCTGGATTTGTCGTTTAATCAGCTCGATTCTGAGATACCCAAGGAGCTTGGGAACATGTATTACCTCATGATCATGAATCTTGGGCACAACCTTCTGTCTGGTGCTATCCCAACAGAGCTAGCTGGTGCAAAGAAGCTCGCAGTACTTGACCTTTCATACAACCGGTTGGAAGGGCCGATACCCAGCTCGTTCTCATCACTGTCTTTGTCTGAGATCAATCTGTCGAGTAATCAGCTGAATGGGACAATTCCAGAGCTTGGTTCTCTTGCCACATTCCCAAAGAGCCAGTATGAGAATAACTCTGGTCTCTGTGGCTTTCCACTGCCAGCATGCGAGCCGCATACTGGGCAAGGCTCTTCCAACGGTGGCCAATCCAACCGGAGGAAGGCGTCCCTTGCAGGCAGTGTTGCTATGGGACTCTTGTTCTCGCTCTTCTGTATATTTGGGTTGGTCATCATAGCCATTGAGAGCAAGAAGCGGAGGCAGAAGAATGATGAGGCAAGTACCTCCCGTGATATATACATTGATAGCCGGTCACATTCTGGCACGATGAATTCCAATTGGAGACTCTCCGGGACAAATGCTCTCAGCATCAATCTGGCTGCATTTGAGAAGCCACTGCAGAAACTCACCTTGGGTGATCTTGTTGAGGCCACCAATGGCTTCCACAATGAGAGCTTGATTGGGTCCGGTGGATTTGGTGATGTCTACAAGGCAACGCTCAAGGATGGGAGGGTTGTTGCAATCAAGAAGCTAATACATGTGAGTGGCCAGGGTGACCGGGAGTTCACGGCGGAAATGGAGACCATTGGCAAGATCAAACACCGCAACCTTGTTCCGCTCCTTGGCTACTGCAAGATTGGTGAGGAGCGGCTGCTGATGTATGACTTCATGAAGTTTGGCAGCTTGGAGGATGTGCTGCATGACCGCAAAAAGATTGGGATAAAGCTGAACTGGGCGGCAAGGCGAAAGATTGCAATCGGGGCAGCAAGAGGACTGGCATTCCTCCACCACAACTGCATTCCACACATCATCCACCGAGACATGAAGTCAAGCAATGTGCTTGTTGATGAGAATCTGGAGGCGAGGGTCTCAGATTTCGGCATGGCGAGGATGATGAGTGTGGTGGACACACACCTGAGCGTGTCCACCCTCGCCGGCACGCCGGGGTATGTGCCACCAGAGTACTACCAGAGCTTCCGTTGCACCACCAAGGGCGACGTGTACAGCTACGGCGTTGTATTGCTGGAGCTGCTCACCGGGAAACCGCCGACGGATTCAACAGATTTTGGCGAGGACCATAATCTTGTAGGATGGGTGAAGATGCACACAAAGTTGAAGATCACCGATGTGTTTGACCCGGAGCTGCTGAAGGACGATCCTACCCTGGAGCTGGAGCTGCTGGAGCATTTGAAAATCGCGTGTGCATGCCTGGATGACAGGCCGTCCAGGCGGCCAACGATGCTTAAGGTGATGACGATGTTCAAGGAGATCCAGGCTGGGTCAACGGTGGACTCGAAAACCTCGTCGGTGGCCACCGGGCTGAGCGACGATCCAGGTTTTGCGGTCATGGACATGACCCTCAAGGAAGCCAAGGAGGAGAAAGATTAG